A DNA window from Pongo abelii isolate AG06213 chromosome 2, NHGRI_mPonAbe1-v2.0_pri, whole genome shotgun sequence contains the following coding sequences:
- the LOC103890341 gene encoding LOW QUALITY PROTEIN: translation initiation factor IF-2 (The sequence of the model RefSeq protein was modified relative to this genomic sequence to represent the inferred CDS: inserted 3 bases in 2 codons; deleted 2 bases in 1 codon; substituted 1 base at 1 genomic stop codon) encodes MPDHAAGGADREAEREASEDPLGSGRDRXLPTLTPLRPQGSACRARAPLPHPYPGFRAKGTREAEPNSRGRQGLPPELQRRGPLLLPKTKWAGGSAAEGSPRRSPSPGAAQVPALLRGEPSGGAAAGSFWKPLRQHSCGLRPPPPGRAYTRSARWGYAGRGSRRRGCAGAAVPPPPPRAPGXALLQPKVPXSLGSRCGRLAPKPGARSPAAFSLPDRWAGARAREMEPGAERVSASGAEAGR; translated from the exons ATGCCAGATCATGCTGCTGGAGGGGCCGACAGAGAAGCCGAGAGGGAGGCGAGTGAGGACCCCCTAGGGTCTGGGCGCGATCG CCTTCCTACCCTTACCCCGCTGCGGCCGCAGGGCTCGGCCTGTAGAGCGCGAGCCCCCCTTCCCCACCCGTATCCCGGCTTCCGAGCTAAAGGAACACGTGAGGCCGAACCAAAC AGTAGAGGGCGCCAGGGCCTCCCGCCCGAGCTGCAGAGACGCGGACCCCTCCTCTTACCCAAAACCAAATGGGCAGGGGGCTCCGCTGCAGAGGGCTCGCCGAGGCGCTCGCCTTCACCCGGCGCCGCGCAGGTGCCCGCGCTCCTGCGGGGAGAGCCGAGTGGGGGCGCTGCCGCAGGGTCTTTCTGGAAGCCCCTCCGCCAGCACTCCTGCGGCCTGCGGCCTCCGCCACCCGGACGCGCCTACACACGAAGCGCGCGCTGGGGCTACGCTGGGCGGGGCTCACGACGGCGTGGCTGTGCCGGGGCCGCCGTGCCGCCTCCTCCGCCCCGGGCGCCCG TGGCCCTCCTCCAGCCCAAGGTGCCCTGATCGCTAGGCTCCCGGTGCGGCCGTCTCGCCCCTAAGCCGGGCGCCAGATCCCCCGCCGCCTTCTCGCTCCCCGACCGCTGGGCGGGGGCGAGGGCCAGGGAGATGGAGCCAGGTGCGGAAAGGGTTTCAGCCTCGGGGGCTGAGGCCGGGAGGTGA